Proteins encoded by one window of Manihot esculenta cultivar AM560-2 chromosome 10, M.esculenta_v8, whole genome shotgun sequence:
- the LOC110623927 gene encoding probable receptor-like protein kinase At1g49730 isoform X1, with product MVVYARVLLLGLLAFLALQLPLIMADCPLDLSGSNFTLAASLCSNKDDRGKCCRYINAFIAVSVARYANRTSYLGVASNFSDTCLHSISQTMELYGVPKNATVFCGFGTKIPVNYECEGRTTVTQMLQSPKFMDVMQNCKVPFSAESSCRKCLNAGIVYLHRLVGTSDNITLSTCRDATYAALASQVDDASAVNIAACFFGVQGLNIPPEPSSPSTPTSGPGASPSPLVADSPSQFVLGVTLNDNHHPFHLTLIPGIGIAVTVIAVTMLIVLMVLIRKKHRELEQSEKIDKVSKAFPPPRPMRKFQDGGGPTSMFRKFSYKETKKATDNFNTIIGQGGFGTVYKAQFSDGLVAAVKRMNKVSEQGEDDFRREIELLARLHHRHLVSLRGFCVKKHERFLIYEYMKNGSLKDHLHSPGKPPLSWQTRIQIAIDVANALEYLHFYCDPPLCHRDIKSSNILLDENFVAKVADFGLAHASKDGSISFEPVNTDIRGTPGYMDPEYVVTQELTEKSDVYSYGVVLLEILTARRAIQDNKNLVEWSQIFMASETRLPELVDPRIRDSFDLDQLETIVTIVKWCTQREGQARPSIKQVLRLLYESSDPMHSGFLQAVEDEEYEGSEGRGRSKGKMHRSDVFFHSGDGRYLASSSTSRSYCSRSLLLETGSPQSPTNILSL from the exons ATGGTGGTCTATGCACGGGTCTTGCTGTTGGGTTTGCTTGCTTTTCTTGCATTGCAGCTTCCTCTGATAATGGCAG ATTGCCCTCTGGATTTGAGTGGATCAAACTTCACCCTAGCAGCTTCTTTATGCTCCAATAAAGACGACAGAGGAAAGTGTTGCCGATATATTAATGCGTTTATTGCAGTTTCTGTTGCTCGCTATGCAAATAGAACTAGCTACCTAGGGGTTGCTTCAAATTTTTCTGATACCTGCCTCCATTCCATTTCGCAAACTATGGAGCTATATGGTGTTCCAAAAAATGCGACTGTGTTTTGTGGGTTCGGAACAAAAATTCCAGTTAATTATGAATGTGAGGGTCGAACAACTGTTACTCAGATGCTCCAGTCTCCAAAGTTTATGGATGTTATGCAAAATTGCAAAGTGCCATTTTCAGCAGAAAGTAGTTGCAGGAAGTGTTTAAATGCTGGAATTGTATACCTTCATCGTCTTGTGGGAACCAGTGATAATATAACTTTGAGTACTTGCCGTGATGCAACTTATGCTGCACTTGCAAGCCAGGTTGATGATGCTTCAGCTGTCAATATTGCAGCATGTTTCTTTGGAGTTCAAGGGCTTAACATCCCTCCAg AGCCATCATCCCCATCCACACCTACTTCTGGTCCTGGGGCTTCTCCAAGTCCATTGGTTGCTGACAGTCCAAGCCAATTTGTCTTGGGAGTAACCTTAAATGATAACCACCATCCCTTCCATCTGACATTAATTCCAGGTATTGGCATTGCAGTTACAGTCATTGCTGTTACAATGCTGATAGTCCTGATGGTTCTTATTCGTAAGAAACACAGAGAGCTAGAGCAATCAGAGAAAATAGACAAGGTCTCAAAAGCTTTCCCTCCTCCTCGGCCAATGCGAAAATTTCAAGATG GAGGGGGACCTACATCAATGTTCCGAAAATTCAGCTATAAAGAAACAAAGAAGGCAACAGATAACTTCAACACAATCATTGGACAGGGGGGATTTGGAACTGTATATAAAGCTCAATTTAGTGATGGGTTAGTGGCTGCAGTAAAGAGAATGAACAAGGTTTCAGAGCAGGGAGAGGATGATTTTCGCAGAGAAATAGAACTTCTTGCTCGGCTGCATCACCGTCATCTTGTTTCTCTAAGAGGCTTTTGCGTGAAAAAACATGAGAG ATTTCTGATATATGAATATATGAAAAATGGAAGCTTAAAGGATCATCTTCATT CCCCTGGAAAGCCTCCTCTCAGTTGGCAGACAAGAATTCAGATTGCTATTGATGTGGCTAATGCCCTG GAGTACCTCCACTTCTATTGTGATCCGCCTCTATGCCATAGAGACATCAAGTCAAGTAACATTTTACTGGATGAAAACTTTGTTGCTAAG GTTGCAGATTTCGGCCTCGCACATGCATCAAAAGATGGTTCTATTTCCTTTGAGCCAGTGAATACTGATATCCGCGGAACTCCTG GTTATATGGATCCTGAGTATGTGGTAACTCAAGAACTCACTGAGAAAAGCGATGTATATAGTTATGGTGTTGTACTGTTGGAGATATTAACAGCAAGACGAGCAATACAAGACAACAAGAATTTAGTGGAATGGTCTCAAATATTCATGGCATCAGAAACAAGACTGCCTGAGTTGGTGGACCCACGTATCCGGGATTCCTTTGACTTGGATCAGCTTGAAACAATTGTGACTATTGTGAAATGGTGCACACAGAGGGAAGGACAGGCGAGGCCTTCAATCAAACAGGTGCTTAGGCTTTTATATGAGAGCTCAGACCCAATGCATAGTGGGTTTCTGCAAGCTGTGGAGGATGAAGAGTATGAAGGAAGTgaaggaagaggaagaagtaAAGGAAAGATGCATAGGAGTGATGTGTTTTTCCATAGTGGGGATGGAAGATATCTTGCTTCTTCAAGTACATCAAGATCATATTGTAGCAGAAGCCTCTTACTTGAAACCGGCTCTCCACAATCTCCCACCAATATACTCTCTCTTTGA
- the LOC110623927 gene encoding probable receptor-like protein kinase At1g49730 isoform X2 produces the protein MVVYARVLLLGLLAFLALQLPLIMADCPLDLSGSNFTLAASLCSNKDDRGKCCRYINAFIAVSVARYANRTSYLGVASNFSDTCLHSISQTMELYGVPKNATVFCGFGTKIPVNYECEGRTTVTQMLQSPKFMDVMQNCKVPFSAESSCRKCLNAGIVYLHRLVGTSDNITLSTCRDATYAALASQVDDASAVNIAACFFGVQGLNIPPEPSSPSTPTSGPGASPSPLVADSPSQFVLGVTLNDNHHPFHLTLIPGIGIAVTVIAVTMLIVLMVLIRKKHRELEQSEKIDKVSKAFPPPRPMRKFQDGGGPTSMFRKFSYKETKKATDNFNTIIGQGGFGTVYKAQFSDGLVAAVKRMNKVSEQGEDDFRREIELLARLHHRHLVSLRGFCVKKHERFLIYEYMKNGSLKDHLHSPGKPPLSWQTRIQIAIDVANALVADFGLAHASKDGSISFEPVNTDIRGTPGYMDPEYVVTQELTEKSDVYSYGVVLLEILTARRAIQDNKNLVEWSQIFMASETRLPELVDPRIRDSFDLDQLETIVTIVKWCTQREGQARPSIKQVLRLLYESSDPMHSGFLQAVEDEEYEGSEGRGRSKGKMHRSDVFFHSGDGRYLASSSTSRSYCSRSLLLETGSPQSPTNILSL, from the exons ATGGTGGTCTATGCACGGGTCTTGCTGTTGGGTTTGCTTGCTTTTCTTGCATTGCAGCTTCCTCTGATAATGGCAG ATTGCCCTCTGGATTTGAGTGGATCAAACTTCACCCTAGCAGCTTCTTTATGCTCCAATAAAGACGACAGAGGAAAGTGTTGCCGATATATTAATGCGTTTATTGCAGTTTCTGTTGCTCGCTATGCAAATAGAACTAGCTACCTAGGGGTTGCTTCAAATTTTTCTGATACCTGCCTCCATTCCATTTCGCAAACTATGGAGCTATATGGTGTTCCAAAAAATGCGACTGTGTTTTGTGGGTTCGGAACAAAAATTCCAGTTAATTATGAATGTGAGGGTCGAACAACTGTTACTCAGATGCTCCAGTCTCCAAAGTTTATGGATGTTATGCAAAATTGCAAAGTGCCATTTTCAGCAGAAAGTAGTTGCAGGAAGTGTTTAAATGCTGGAATTGTATACCTTCATCGTCTTGTGGGAACCAGTGATAATATAACTTTGAGTACTTGCCGTGATGCAACTTATGCTGCACTTGCAAGCCAGGTTGATGATGCTTCAGCTGTCAATATTGCAGCATGTTTCTTTGGAGTTCAAGGGCTTAACATCCCTCCAg AGCCATCATCCCCATCCACACCTACTTCTGGTCCTGGGGCTTCTCCAAGTCCATTGGTTGCTGACAGTCCAAGCCAATTTGTCTTGGGAGTAACCTTAAATGATAACCACCATCCCTTCCATCTGACATTAATTCCAGGTATTGGCATTGCAGTTACAGTCATTGCTGTTACAATGCTGATAGTCCTGATGGTTCTTATTCGTAAGAAACACAGAGAGCTAGAGCAATCAGAGAAAATAGACAAGGTCTCAAAAGCTTTCCCTCCTCCTCGGCCAATGCGAAAATTTCAAGATG GAGGGGGACCTACATCAATGTTCCGAAAATTCAGCTATAAAGAAACAAAGAAGGCAACAGATAACTTCAACACAATCATTGGACAGGGGGGATTTGGAACTGTATATAAAGCTCAATTTAGTGATGGGTTAGTGGCTGCAGTAAAGAGAATGAACAAGGTTTCAGAGCAGGGAGAGGATGATTTTCGCAGAGAAATAGAACTTCTTGCTCGGCTGCATCACCGTCATCTTGTTTCTCTAAGAGGCTTTTGCGTGAAAAAACATGAGAG ATTTCTGATATATGAATATATGAAAAATGGAAGCTTAAAGGATCATCTTCATT CCCCTGGAAAGCCTCCTCTCAGTTGGCAGACAAGAATTCAGATTGCTATTGATGTGGCTAATGCCCTG GTTGCAGATTTCGGCCTCGCACATGCATCAAAAGATGGTTCTATTTCCTTTGAGCCAGTGAATACTGATATCCGCGGAACTCCTG GTTATATGGATCCTGAGTATGTGGTAACTCAAGAACTCACTGAGAAAAGCGATGTATATAGTTATGGTGTTGTACTGTTGGAGATATTAACAGCAAGACGAGCAATACAAGACAACAAGAATTTAGTGGAATGGTCTCAAATATTCATGGCATCAGAAACAAGACTGCCTGAGTTGGTGGACCCACGTATCCGGGATTCCTTTGACTTGGATCAGCTTGAAACAATTGTGACTATTGTGAAATGGTGCACACAGAGGGAAGGACAGGCGAGGCCTTCAATCAAACAGGTGCTTAGGCTTTTATATGAGAGCTCAGACCCAATGCATAGTGGGTTTCTGCAAGCTGTGGAGGATGAAGAGTATGAAGGAAGTgaaggaagaggaagaagtaAAGGAAAGATGCATAGGAGTGATGTGTTTTTCCATAGTGGGGATGGAAGATATCTTGCTTCTTCAAGTACATCAAGATCATATTGTAGCAGAAGCCTCTTACTTGAAACCGGCTCTCCACAATCTCCCACCAATATACTCTCTCTTTGA